In a single window of the Anabas testudineus chromosome 19, fAnaTes1.2, whole genome shotgun sequence genome:
- the si:ch211-214e3.5 gene encoding zinc finger protein 518A, with translation MEEDLTIPHDSAKNCCSSISVIEDEKDKVKDFVYKHFREVTDGSLFNNTEESAIKEHGSSTKRDKQTLNKAPCKSQQGAVFSGKILSFGCSVCKDESTYSPNDLLKHFRVAHKGTLPTYPCELCGFVTNEFPVLQRHRIEHRNTLVTCELCNDDVQYSLLLLTRHYIMCHSLNGQFNCDWCEFTTVDAGTFVQHIHHHNESHWKCSKCRHISLNEEDHQKHVKAHSGTFPFTCQTCGYGAARSEHLKKHTAAVHKEEAERRNTWKEDVNPANLSASVKLLLKKSGESQEAQRISKLNCMSGGLPNQNGRLIKSDLSLEETHHFVDGNVAKKDNKIWSRGSHNTEQTTPVMLQECDNSASSDATSHTNPNGLTVLMVKNKISLPPNCTTKVMGFKMVDGKKHLVLKVIPTVKQDSPPHNYSSLEDVGLSALKSVLDKSKVSVENGECSDSKSSSSNCFAVSPRSGSCIQMDQDDIMAVKVKIEEEETAVCSLDSTSHKDHAKEQTDALLNTSSTCSEMLYPLTNEFDNVNNQSHSNKTTCSEFDNNFDVTTHNGSEASSSLSCVGKVTSLYKPSKVVQETLLFKPVAKTTVENCLAEDELSLNDAVADKLTSKHIGNSSFTTIEIDQSCQSNPEKTDRVRTEIKPKNGRQIFEMVLKNQVLLSESSTPTLGSQAESAMGSEICTHSSPNQEVFSFHNYSKETFSTSPNTTQSFDNMSEHSVDKKSISESTHFNLTLAESPEPFAESGNEEDITQEKHCEGMKKVLHSNIEVDECVASVYDPPTEDEDSESVLQDFNIIKVEEESIPISKKQSETGKSSTALGSFVEEHSNAIITQQLNKEKVGSSSATNDSLKQTKTTLRILQLPEGKQPLLLRTTENRFAMPMQVKSTPGFKLITSSANPQINVSYMKPGMERSSNPKSVTLTPNNMRLGVSVPKAAPAEKGTSLLSAVQPGVSAPSNHYLINSPGFKGPVLLSSTPHNTQSDKTGKTQPTCYLVQRSVPFVQTPSTPSLRLASTQLPLNSRPVLAMPVNSADKPSPLQSGRQAFLLRYISPPKSGLLLNKDAKTGTQCSQIGESTGNKVIFKIVTPTGSLLTSSAPTSNSQPLILATRPQTQCFLVSSNKTNANATSGIKKLITIQNAAQKDVTESCIAPSQMNVKIQPGEAEKPVLAPRPSRPPSQRKRRRTPLFDELPATMHKARRLSNKVLTEKETTVLWKPVAKEVERTLRLSPFTSVQQIKYPRRYQPVVVLNHPDADIPEVANVMKVVNRYKGAVTKVSLSQKTIQALSELSALRKNSSTKSSPSNDPRPRPVQSSVRERFLLKLKLRKKSRKKYEVVETLSGCGQDSVVFDCWFCGRLFNSQEDWIGHGQRHLMEATRDWNKLF, from the coding sequence ATGGAAGAAGACCTCACAATACCTCATGACTCTGCcaaaaactgctgcagttcaATATCAGTAATAGAGGATGAAAAGGACAAGGTAAAAGACTTTGTGTATAAGCATTTCAGAGAAGTGACAGATGGGTCACTCTTTAATAATACAGAAGAATCTGCCATTAAGGAACATGGGAGTTCCACCAAGAGGGATAAACAAACTCTTAATAAAGCTCCATGTAAAAGTCAGCAGGGAGCAGTTTTTTCTGGAAAGATTCTGAGTTTTGGATGCTCTGTGTGTAAAGACGAGTCCACATATAGCCCCAATGATCTCCTTAAACATTTTCGAGTGGCCCATAAAGGAACTCTTCCTACATACCCTTGTGAACTGTGCGGATTTGTCACTAATGAGTTCCCTGTTCTTCAGCGCCATCGGATTGAGCACAGAAATACTCTGGTTACATGTGAACTGTGCAATGATGATGTTCAGTACTCGCTGCTTTTGCTTACTAGACACTACATTATGTGTCACAGTCTGAATGGACAGTTTAACTGTGACTGGTGTGAGTTTACAACTGTAGATGCGGGAACATTTGTCCAGCACATTCATCACCATAATGAGAGTCATTGGAAGTGTTCAAAATGCAGACATATTAGCTTGAATGAAGAGGATCATCAAAAACATGTGAAAGCTCACTCAGGGACATTCCCCTTCACTTGTCAAACATGTGGATATGGTGCAGCAAGAAGTGAGCACctgaaaaaacacactgcagctgttcacaaAGAGGAGGCTGAAAGAAGGAACACATGGAAAGAGGATGTCAATCCAGCAAATTTGTCTGCCAGTGTAAAACTTCTGCTTAAAAAGAGTGGTGAATCACAGGAGGCTCAGAGGATCTCAAAACTGAACTGTATGTCTGGGGGTTTACCAAACCAAAATGGCAGGTTAATCAAATCAGACTTATCCCTAGAGGAGACTCACCACTTTGTGGATGGAAATGTAGCAAAAAAGGACAATAAAATTTGGAGCAGAGGCTCTCATAACACAGAACAGACAACACCAGTAATGCTACAAGAATGTGACAACTCTGCAAGTTCTGATGCCACCAGTCACACAAACCCTAACGGACTTACTGTTCTGATGGTTAAGAACAAAATCTCGCTTCCCCCCAACTGTACAACCAAAGTGATGGGATTCAAGATGGTTGATGGCAAAAAGCATTTAGTTCTCAAAGTaatccctacagtgaagcaagATTCGCCCCCTCACAACTATTCCTCATTAGAAGATGTGGGCTTGTCAGCATTAAAGTCTGTGTTGGATAAAAGTAAAGTATCTGTTGAGAATGGGGAATGCTCTGACAGCAAGAGCTCATCATCAAATTGCTTTGCTGTTTCACCAAGGAGTGGATCTTGCATACAGATGGATCAAGACGACATTATGGCAGTCAAAGTTAAGATtgaggaggaagaaacagcTGTTTGCAGCCTTGATTCCACCTCACATAAGGATCATGCAAAGGAACAAACGGATGCTTTACTAAATACATCTTCAACTTGTTCAGAGATGTTATATCCCTTGACAAACGAATTTGATAATGTGAACAACCAAAGTCACTCAAATAAAACTACTTGCTCAGAGTTTGATAATAACTTTGATGTAACCACCCATAATGGTTCAGAAGCCAGTAGTAGTTTATCTTGTGTTGGTAAGGTCACAAGTTTATATAAACCTTCAAAAGTTGTTCAGGAAACATTGCTTTTCAAACCAGTTGCCAAAACAACTGTAGAGAACTGTCTGGCTGAAGATGAGTTATCCTTGAATGATGCAGTTGCAGACAAATTAACCAGCAAACACATAGGGAACTCTTCTTTCACTACTATAGAAATTGACCAGTCATGTCAGAGTAATCCAGAAAAGACGGATAGGGTCAGAACTGAGATTAAACCTAAAAATGGTAGGCAAATTTTTGAAATGGTTTTGAAAAATCAAGTACTTCTATCCGAATCATCCACACCCACTTTAGGTAGCCAAGCAGAAAGTGCTATGGGCTCTGAAATTTGCACACACAGTTCACCAAACCAAGAAGTATTTTCCTTTCATAACTATTCAAAGGAAACCTTCAGTACTTCACCTAACACTACCCAAAGCTTTGACAATATGTCTGAACATTCAGTTGACAAAAAAAGTATTAGTgaatcaacacattttaatctgaCACTGGCAGAGTCTCCAGAACCATTTGCAGAAAGTGGCAATGAAGAAGACATAACTCAAGAAAAACATTGTGAAGGCATGAAAAAAGTTTTGCATAGTAACATTGAGGTTGATGAGTGCGTAGCTAGTGTTTATGATCCTCCTACTGAGGATGAAGATTCTGAGTCTGTGCTCCAAGATTTTAATATTATCAAAGTTGAGGAGGAAAGCATACCTATTTCcaaaaaacaatcagaaacagggAAGAGTTCCACTGCTTTGGGCAGTTTTGTAGAAGAACATTCAAATGCAATCATTACCCAACAATTAAATAAGGAAAAAGTAGGATCTTCAAGTGCAACAAATGAttctctaaaacaaacaaaaacaactctaCGAATTCTTCAGTTGCCAGAGGGTAAGCAACCTCTACTCCTAAGGACTACAGAGAATCGATTTGCTATGCCCATGCAGGTCAAGTCGACTCCAGGTTTCAAACTAATAACCAGTTCTGCAAATCCACAGATCAATGTATCTTACATGAAGCCAGGGATGGAAAGATCATCTAACCCTAAGAGTGTAACTCTAACTCCAAACAACATGAGGCTGGGTGTGTCTGTACCAAAGGCAGCACCTGCTGAAAAAGGgacatctctcctctctgctgttcaGCCAGGTGTTAGTGCCCCTTCAAACCACTACCTTATAAACAGCCCAGGTTTCAAGGGACCCGTACTGCTTTCAAGCACACCACATAATACACAAtcagacaaaacaggaaagACACAGCCTACTTGCTATTTGGTGCAGAGGTCTGTTCCATTTGTTCAGACCCCAAGTACTCCTAGCCTCAGACTGGCAAGCACACAACTCCCATTGAACTCACGGCCAGTTCTGGCCATGCCCGTGAACTCTGCAGATAAACCCAGCCCCCTGCAGTCTGGTCGGCAAGCATTCTTACTCCGGTACATTTCTCCACCCAAATCGGGCCTGCTTCTGAACAAAGATGCAAAGACTGGGACTCAGTGTAGCCAAATTGGTGAAAGTACTGGAAACAAAGTCATATTTAAAATTGTCACTCCCACAGGTAGCCTTCTGACAAGTAGCGCACCCACCTCAAACAGTCAACCTTTGATTTTGGCCACTAGACCTCAAACTCAGTGTTTTCTCGTGTCCTCAAACAAAActaatgcaaatgccaccagTGGTATCAAAAAATTGATCACCATACAAAATGCTGCACAGAAAGATGTCACAGAATCTTGCATTGCACCCTCTCAGATGAATGTAAAGATACAACCAGGTGAAGCAGAAAAACCTGTTCTAGCTCCTAGGCCAAGTCGGCCTCCAAGCCAAAGGAAAAGGCGCAGAACACCATTATTTGATGAACTTCCAGCAACAATGCATAAAGCTAGGAGACTCTCAAATAAAGTACTGACTGAGAAAGAGACTACTGTGTTATGGAAGCCTGTAGCCAAAGAAGTTGAAAGGACACTGAGACTTTCACCATTCACTTCGGTACAGCAGATCAAATATCCTCGTAGATACCAACCGGTAGTGGTGCTCAACCATCCAGATGCAGACATTCCTGAAGTGGCCAATGTCATGAAGGTAGTTAACAGGTACAAAGGTGCTGTTACTAAAGTGTCACTATCTCAGAAAACAATCCAAGCACTCTCTGAGCTTAGTGCTCTAAGGAAGAATTCTTCAACCAAATCATCTCCAAGCAATGATCCAAGACCTCGGCCAGTTCAGAGTTCTGTTCGTGAGCGATTCCTTTTGAAGCTaaagttgagaaaaaaaagcagaaaaaagtaTGAGGTAGTGGAAACTTTATCAGGTTGTGGACAAGACTCTGTGGTGTTTGACTGCTGGTTTTGTGGTCGGCTGTTCAACAGCCAAGAAGACTGGATTGGCCACGGTCAGCGGCACCTCATGGAGGCAACCAGAGACTGGAATAAGCTATTTTGA